From Rutidosis leptorrhynchoides isolate AG116_Rl617_1_P2 chromosome 3, CSIRO_AGI_Rlap_v1, whole genome shotgun sequence, a single genomic window includes:
- the LOC139902565 gene encoding uncharacterized protein: protein MASLKGEIALLLKHQEQCLFIPNYLRPSGQKLSTLRVSPKIDPSLTIGSTKTPYELLFDRRPNVKYFRIFGCVCYVLNDEDNLGKFDVRGDEAIFIGYSQDRVAYRNVLGHNGSRPRLNPSTPDSPFQHVLLATSDDLDVLFEPITPPISPTPMVTSEPVPPKSSQLVPLLLLPWANLHQMIIHQFDHLDVWELVPCPSGKTIIDTKWIFKNKKDPPGIIIRNKAHLVAKGYRQQEGIDYDEMFAPVARLEAIRLFLSYAAHKRFTVYQMDVKTTFLNGILQEEVYVGQPEGFVDFKCPNHVYLLSKALYGLKQAPRACPTPMSINISLHADLDGQPFDQMLYRSLIGSLMYLTASRPDIMFDVCLCDRFQANPRYSHYKAVMRIFSYLKGTLNLRL, encoded by the exons atggcgtCGTTGAAAGGCGAAATCGCACTCTTGTTGAAGCACCAAGAACAATGCTTGTTTATTCCAAATTACCTCCGCCCCTCTGGGCAGAAGCTGTCAACACTGcgtgtttcacccaaaatcgatccATCATTAACCATCGGTTCGACAAAAACTCCATATGAACTTCTTTTCGATCGTCGACCCAATGTGAAGTACTTTCGCATCTTTGGATGTGTCTGCTATGTCCTAAACGATGAGGACAACCTTGGAAAGTTTGATGTTCGCGGTGATGAAGCCATATTTATTGGCTATTCTCAGGATCGTGTGGCATATCGT AATGTACTTGGACATAATGGTTCTCGCCCTCGTCTCAATCCCTCTACACCTGATTCTCCGTTCCAACATGTTCTACTGGCCACCTCCGATGATCTGGATGTGTTGTTTGAACCCATCACCCCTCCAATATCTCCAACCCCCATGGTAACCTCTGAACCTGTTCCCCCCAAATCATCACAGTTGGTTCCTCTACTCCTACTGCCGTGGGCGAATCTCCATCAAATGATAATTCATCAATTTGATCATCTTGATGTATGGGAACTTGTTCCATGTCCATCTGGAAAAACCATCATTGAtaccaagtggatcttcaaaaataAGAAGGATCCTCCCGGCATCATCATTCGTAACAAAGCACATCTTGTAGCAAAAGGATACAGACAACAAGAAGGAATTGACTATGACGAAATGTTTGCTCCTGTAGCTCGATTAGAAGCCATCCGTCTGTTCCTATCATATGCTGCACACAAGCGATTTACCGTTTATCAAATGGACGTAAAAACTACTTTCCTGAACGGCATTCTTCAAGAAGAGGTCTATGTcggtcaacctgaaggttttgtagaCTTCAAATGCCCCAATCATGTGTATCTCCTTTCTAAGGCTCTTTATGGTCTAAAACAGGCGCCCAGAGCATG CCCCACCCCAATGTCAATCAACATTTCCTTACATGCTGACCTGGATGGTCAACCTTTTGATCAAATGCTCTATAGGAGCCTAATTGGCTCATTGATGTATCTCACTGCTAGTAGACCCGACATAATGTTTGATGTATGTCTTTGTGACCGATTCCAAGCCAACCCTAGGTACTCTCACTACAAGGCTGTAATGAGAATCTTTAGCTATCTCAAAGGAACGCTCAATCTTAGACTCTAG